A genomic window from Mesorhizobium sp. 131-2-1 includes:
- the glpD gene encoding glycerol-3-phosphate dehydrogenase has protein sequence MDASPIHDIFVIGGGINGCGIARDAVGRGFSVFLAEMNDLASGTSSGSTKLIHGGLRYLEFYEFRLVREALMEREVLWKNAPHIIWPMRFVLPYAKGLRPAWLIRLGLFLYDHIGGRKLLPATKTLDMAKDAAGKPLKPLFRKAFEYSDGWVNDARLVALNARDAADRGAIIRTRTKVVGARRDGDLWTIRLQDLRSGETEEVRARLLVNAAGPWVDHVLSATVGQNDVHNVRLVQGSHIVIGKKFDDPRAYFFQNKDGRIIFAIPYEEEFTLIGTTDRDYPDDPHEVKISDTEIDYLCAAASEYFAQPVKRSDIVWTYSAVRPLYDDGASKAQEATRDYVLKADGGEGAAPIINAFGGKITTYRRLSESMLEKIEGFLGKRGKPWTSNAPLPGGNFPATGFEAQVAKLKSAYPFLDQRLARRLTRLYGTLAQAVLGLAKSNADLGRNFGADLYEAEVRYLVENEWALTAEDVLWRRTKRGLHLSREQAATLDEFMRGISRRHVAAAE, from the coding sequence TTGGACGCATCACCGATCCATGACATCTTTGTCATTGGCGGCGGCATCAACGGCTGCGGCATCGCCCGCGACGCGGTTGGTCGCGGCTTCTCGGTCTTTCTTGCCGAGATGAACGATCTGGCCAGCGGCACGTCGTCCGGCTCGACCAAGCTGATCCATGGCGGCCTGCGCTATCTCGAATTCTACGAATTCCGCCTGGTGCGCGAAGCGCTGATGGAGCGCGAGGTTCTCTGGAAGAACGCGCCGCACATCATCTGGCCGATGCGCTTCGTGCTGCCCTACGCCAAGGGATTGCGGCCGGCCTGGCTGATCCGGCTTGGCCTGTTCCTCTACGATCATATCGGCGGACGCAAACTCCTGCCGGCGACGAAGACGCTGGACATGGCGAAGGACGCGGCCGGCAAGCCGCTGAAGCCGCTGTTCCGCAAGGCTTTCGAATATTCCGACGGCTGGGTCAACGATGCCCGGCTGGTGGCGCTGAATGCCCGTGACGCCGCCGATCGCGGCGCGATCATCCGCACCCGCACCAAGGTCGTCGGCGCCCGGCGCGACGGCGATCTCTGGACCATCCGGCTGCAGGATTTGCGGAGCGGTGAGACCGAGGAGGTCAGGGCCAGGCTTCTGGTCAACGCCGCCGGCCCCTGGGTCGATCACGTGCTTTCGGCGACGGTCGGCCAGAACGACGTCCACAATGTCCGCCTTGTGCAGGGCAGCCACATCGTCATCGGCAAGAAGTTCGATGACCCGCGCGCCTATTTCTTCCAGAACAAGGATGGCCGCATCATCTTCGCCATTCCCTATGAGGAAGAATTCACGCTGATCGGCACCACCGACCGCGACTATCCGGACGATCCGCACGAGGTGAAGATCAGCGACACCGAGATCGACTATCTCTGCGCGGCGGCAAGCGAATATTTCGCGCAGCCCGTCAAGCGTTCCGATATCGTCTGGACCTATTCGGCCGTGCGCCCGCTTTATGACGACGGCGCCTCGAAGGCGCAGGAAGCGACCCGCGACTATGTTCTGAAGGCCGATGGCGGCGAGGGGGCAGCCCCGATCATCAACGCCTTCGGCGGCAAGATCACCACTTACCGCCGGCTGTCGGAATCGATGCTGGAAAAGATCGAGGGCTTCCTCGGCAAGCGCGGCAAGCCCTGGACATCGAACGCGCCGCTGCCGGGCGGCAACTTCCCGGCCACCGGCTTCGAGGCGCAGGTCGCGAAACTGAAGAGCGCCTATCCGTTCCTCGACCAGCGCCTGGCCCGCCGGTTGACCCGGCTCTACGGGACGCTGGCGCAGGCCGTGCTCGGGCTCGCCAAGTCGAATGCCGATCTCGGCCGCAACTTCGGCGCCGATCTCTATGAGGCCGAGGTGCGTTATCTCGTCGAAAACGAATGGGCGCTCACCGCCGAAGATGTATTGTGGCGCCGGACCAAGCGCGGCCTGCATCTCAGCCGTGAGCAGGCCGCGACACTCGACGAATTCATGCGTGGAATAAGCCGCCGCCATGTCGCGGCGGCCGAATAG
- a CDS encoding peptidase translates to MTYCVGLKIDRGLVFMSDTRTNAGMDSISTFKKMHVWEEPGERVIVLMSAGNLATTQAVVSLLDERTKAVADRHATLLETPSMYQTVRLVGDTVKEVIAHSSPAGDKADSYFNASFILGGQIKGSPPRLFMIYPEGNFIESTDDTPFFQIGETKYGKPIIIRAYERTMSLAETVKLLLVSFDSTLKSNLSVGLPLDLLFYEKDAFKVSLKKRIGQDDQYYRTISDGWSNALKAAFASLPDFPG, encoded by the coding sequence ATGACCTATTGCGTCGGCCTGAAGATCGATCGCGGGCTCGTGTTCATGTCGGACACGCGCACCAACGCCGGCATGGATTCGATCTCCACCTTCAAGAAGATGCATGTCTGGGAGGAGCCCGGCGAACGCGTCATCGTGCTGATGTCGGCCGGCAATCTGGCGACCACGCAGGCCGTGGTCAGCCTGCTCGACGAGCGCACCAAGGCGGTCGCGGATCGCCATGCGACGCTGCTCGAGACGCCGTCCATGTACCAGACGGTGCGGCTGGTCGGCGATACGGTCAAGGAGGTCATCGCCCATTCCTCGCCCGCCGGCGACAAGGCCGATTCCTATTTCAATGCCTCCTTCATCCTCGGCGGCCAGATCAAGGGCAGCCCGCCGCGCCTGTTCATGATCTACCCCGAGGGCAACTTCATCGAATCGACCGACGACACGCCGTTCTTCCAGATCGGCGAGACCAAATACGGCAAGCCGATCATCATCCGCGCCTATGAACGCACGATGAGCCTGGCCGAGACGGTGAAGCTGCTTTTGGTGTCGTTCGACTCGACGCTGAAGTCGAACCTGTCGGTCGGCCTGCCGCTCGATCTCCTGTTCTACGAGAAGGACGCATTCAAGGTCAGCCTGAAGAAGCGCATCGGCCAGGACGATCAGTACTACCGCACCATCTCGGACGGCTGGTCGAACGCGCTGAAGGCGGCTTTCGCCAGCCTGCCCGATTTTCCCGGGTAG
- a CDS encoding ABC transporter ATP-binding protein, translated as MARIDVNHIRHSYLPNPQKNSDFALKEVHHTFEDGGAYALLGPSGCGKTTLLNIISGLLHPSHGQLLFNGKDVTRLSTQERNIAQVFQFPVIYDTMTVYDNLAFPLRNRGVPEADVDRKVRETLEMIDLASWANRKARGLTADQKQKISLGRGLVRSDVNAILFDEPLTVIDPHMKWVLRSQLKQLHRRFGYTMVYVTHDQTEALTFADRVVVMYDGEIVQIGTPAELFERPRHTFVGYFIGSPGMNVMPVAIDGRTATIGSQRIELPGVPKTVTGNTGAGSIELGIRPEYVRIGRDGMAVKVSKVEDVGRHKVVRASLEGREIAAVIGEDDTVPAEPKISFDPAGINIYADSWRVEMGA; from the coding sequence ATGGCACGCATCGACGTCAACCACATCCGCCACTCCTACCTGCCCAATCCGCAGAAGAATTCGGATTTCGCCCTGAAGGAAGTGCACCACACTTTCGAGGATGGCGGCGCCTATGCGCTGCTCGGGCCCTCCGGCTGCGGCAAGACCACGCTGCTCAACATCATCTCGGGGCTGCTCCACCCCTCGCACGGCCAGTTGCTGTTCAACGGCAAGGACGTGACCAGGCTGTCGACGCAGGAGCGCAATATCGCGCAGGTGTTCCAGTTCCCGGTCATCTACGACACCATGACCGTCTACGACAATCTGGCCTTCCCGCTGCGCAATCGCGGCGTGCCGGAAGCCGACGTCGACCGCAAGGTGCGCGAGACGCTGGAGATGATCGACCTGGCGTCATGGGCGAACAGGAAAGCGCGCGGCCTGACCGCCGACCAGAAGCAAAAGATCTCGCTTGGCCGCGGCCTGGTGCGCTCGGACGTCAACGCCATCCTGTTCGACGAGCCGCTGACCGTCATCGACCCGCACATGAAATGGGTGCTGCGCTCGCAGCTGAAGCAGCTCCACCGCCGCTTCGGCTACACCATGGTCTATGTCACGCACGACCAGACCGAGGCGCTGACCTTCGCCGACCGTGTGGTGGTCATGTATGATGGCGAGATCGTCCAGATCGGCACGCCGGCCGAACTGTTCGAGCGGCCGCGCCACACTTTCGTCGGCTATTTCATCGGCTCGCCGGGCATGAACGTCATGCCTGTCGCGATCGACGGCAGGACCGCGACGATCGGCAGCCAGCGCATCGAATTGCCGGGCGTGCCCAAGACTGTGACCGGGAACACCGGCGCCGGGTCGATCGAGCTCGGCATCCGCCCTGAATATGTCAGGATCGGCCGCGACGGCATGGCCGTGAAAGTCAGCAAGGTCGAGGATGTCGGCCGCCACAAGGTGGTGCGCGCCAGCCTCGAGGGACGCGAGATCGCCGCCGTCATTGGCGAGGACGACACCGTGCCGGCCGAACCGAAGATTAGCTTCGACCCTGCCGGCATCAACATCTATGCCGATTCCTGGCGCGTCGAGATGGGGGCATAG
- a CDS encoding thiamine pyrophosphate-dependent enzyme — protein sequence MLKSETTADAITRALVENGIDTVFGIPGAHMYDFNDALHRARDRIKFIHTRHEQGAAYMAYGYAKATGRIGAFTVVPGPGVLNAGAALCTAFGANAPVLCITGNIMSHLIGRGRGQLHELPDQLATLRGITKVAERIDHQSQAGLVMGEVIAKMVSGRKGPGSVEAPWDVFGQKGPEVPVVSAARAENPQPDPLAIEQAIDLISKAKRPLIMVGGGAVDAHSQVRELAERLGAPVTAHRSGKGVLPDDHPNALNLVAAYDYWKDADLLIGIGSRLELQFMRWRYLPKNLKIIRIDIDPKEMVRLRPDVAIVADAADGVAALLQQSPRPSTDMRLEDFARLNNAAKERFGAVEPQVSYLKAIRRALPRDGFFVEEISQIGFTARFAFPVFAPRHYVTCGYQDNLGFGFNTALGVKVAHPDKMVISVSGDGGFMFGVQELATAVQHRINVISIVFNNASFGNVLRDQRQTYDGRYLGSELTNPDFVRLAESFGVPAFKATTPEELERLITTCATLDSPVLIEVPVDRGSEVSPWTYLHPAPHAD from the coding sequence ATGCTAAAGTCTGAGACGACTGCGGACGCGATCACGCGGGCTCTTGTCGAAAACGGCATCGATACCGTGTTCGGCATACCCGGGGCTCACATGTACGATTTCAACGACGCGCTGCATCGTGCCCGCGACAGGATCAAATTCATCCATACGCGACACGAGCAGGGCGCTGCCTACATGGCATATGGCTATGCCAAGGCAACAGGTCGGATTGGCGCGTTCACCGTGGTTCCAGGCCCAGGCGTGCTGAACGCGGGGGCAGCTCTCTGCACCGCCTTCGGCGCGAACGCGCCAGTGCTTTGCATCACCGGCAATATCATGTCCCACTTGATCGGCAGGGGCCGGGGACAGCTTCACGAGCTGCCGGATCAGCTCGCGACCCTGCGCGGCATCACGAAAGTCGCCGAACGCATCGATCACCAGTCGCAAGCCGGCCTCGTGATGGGCGAGGTTATCGCCAAGATGGTCTCCGGCCGGAAAGGGCCAGGGTCGGTCGAGGCGCCCTGGGATGTCTTCGGCCAGAAAGGGCCGGAGGTGCCGGTCGTTTCGGCCGCGCGAGCCGAAAATCCGCAGCCTGATCCGCTTGCGATAGAGCAGGCCATCGATCTCATTTCCAAGGCCAAGCGTCCACTCATAATGGTCGGCGGTGGAGCGGTCGATGCCCACAGTCAGGTGCGGGAACTCGCCGAGCGGCTCGGCGCGCCGGTAACGGCGCATCGGTCGGGCAAGGGCGTGCTCCCTGACGATCACCCCAATGCGCTCAACCTGGTCGCCGCATACGACTACTGGAAAGATGCCGATCTTCTCATCGGCATTGGCAGCCGCCTTGAATTGCAGTTCATGCGCTGGCGCTACCTTCCGAAGAACCTCAAAATCATCCGGATCGATATCGATCCGAAGGAAATGGTTCGCCTTCGTCCGGACGTCGCGATCGTGGCGGATGCGGCCGATGGTGTCGCAGCTCTTCTTCAACAGTCGCCTCGACCTTCAACCGATATGCGTCTGGAAGACTTTGCCCGGCTGAACAATGCCGCGAAGGAACGCTTCGGCGCTGTGGAACCGCAGGTTTCCTACCTGAAGGCGATCAGGCGCGCATTGCCGCGGGACGGCTTCTTTGTAGAGGAAATCAGCCAGATAGGCTTCACCGCCAGGTTCGCGTTCCCGGTTTTCGCCCCCCGGCACTACGTGACGTGCGGCTATCAGGACAATCTCGGTTTCGGCTTCAACACCGCATTGGGCGTCAAGGTTGCCCACCCGGACAAGATGGTGATTTCCGTCTCCGGTGACGGCGGTTTCATGTTCGGCGTGCAGGAGCTTGCAACCGCCGTCCAGCATCGCATCAACGTCATATCCATCGTCTTCAACAACGCTTCCTTCGGGAACGTGCTGAGGGATCAGAGACAGACGTATGACGGTCGGTATTTGGGGTCGGAGCTGACGAATCCGGACTTTGTCAGGCTCGCCGAGAGCTTCGGTGTCCCGGCCTTCAAGGCGACGACGCCCGAGGAACTCGAGCGCCTGATCACGACCTGCGCGACCCTCGACAGCCCGGTGCTGATCGAAGTGCCGGTGGACAGAGGGTCGGAGGTGAGCCCCTGGACATACCTCCATCCCGCTCCCCATGCGGATTGA
- a CDS encoding DUF2160 domain-containing protein translates to MNLDLTWMAWTWPTAAFFGTVFLLLCGMAAWEYASPGGNPRIGVLRFETTRGDRLFLSLLGSAFIHLAWLGLVGPNLWWALALSVVYAIGVFRYV, encoded by the coding sequence ATGAACCTCGACCTCACCTGGATGGCCTGGACCTGGCCGACGGCAGCCTTCTTCGGAACCGTCTTTCTGCTGCTTTGCGGCATGGCGGCCTGGGAATATGCCTCGCCGGGCGGCAATCCGCGCATCGGTGTACTGCGCTTCGAGACGACGCGCGGCGACCGTCTCTTCCTCTCGCTGCTTGGCAGCGCCTTCATCCATCTCGCTTGGCTGGGTCTGGTTGGACCCAACCTGTGGTGGGCTCTCGCTCTCTCCGTAGTCTACGCCATCGGCGTGTTCCGCTACGTATAG
- a CDS encoding carbohydrate ABC transporter permease, translating into MSGVNERTQRVSETTVTEGLSSALSQDEVARLMRRRGEESRWWWIVPTLYIIVLLLPIYWLINMSFKTNAEIVSSLTLYPHAPTLANYVTIFTDASWYSGYINSITYVVMNMVISVAVALPAAYAFSRYRFLGDKHLFFWLLTNRMAPPAVFALPFFQLYSAFGLIDTHIAVALAHCLFNVPLAVWILEGFMSGVPKEIDETAYIDGYSFPRFFVKIFMPLIASGIGVACFFCFMFSWVELLIARTLTTTDAKPIAATMTRTVSAAGMDWGLLAAAGVLTLIPGALVIWFVRNYIAKGFALGRV; encoded by the coding sequence ATGAGCGGCGTCAACGAAAGAACGCAAAGAGTGAGCGAGACGACGGTTACGGAAGGGCTGAGCAGCGCCCTGTCGCAAGACGAGGTGGCGCGGCTGATGCGGCGGCGCGGCGAGGAATCGCGCTGGTGGTGGATCGTGCCGACGCTCTACATCATCGTGCTGCTGCTGCCGATCTACTGGCTCATCAACATGAGCTTCAAGACCAACGCGGAGATCGTCTCATCGCTGACGCTCTATCCGCACGCGCCGACGCTTGCGAACTACGTCACCATCTTCACCGACGCGTCCTGGTATTCGGGCTATATCAACTCGATCACCTATGTGGTGATGAACATGGTGATCTCGGTCGCCGTGGCGCTGCCGGCGGCCTACGCCTTTTCGCGCTACCGCTTCCTCGGCGACAAGCACCTGTTCTTCTGGCTGTTGACCAACCGCATGGCGCCCCCGGCGGTGTTCGCGCTGCCCTTCTTTCAGCTCTATTCCGCCTTCGGCCTGATCGACACACATATCGCGGTGGCTCTCGCGCACTGCCTGTTCAACGTGCCGCTGGCGGTGTGGATCCTCGAAGGCTTCATGTCGGGCGTGCCGAAGGAGATCGACGAGACGGCCTATATCGACGGCTATTCGTTCCCGCGCTTCTTCGTGAAGATCTTCATGCCCCTTATCGCCAGCGGCATCGGCGTCGCCTGCTTCTTCTGCTTCATGTTCTCATGGGTGGAACTGCTGATCGCGCGCACGCTGACCACCACCGACGCCAAGCCGATCGCCGCCACCATGACCCGCACCGTCTCGGCAGCCGGCATGGACTGGGGTCTGCTCGCCGCCGCCGGCGTGTTGACGCTGATCCCCGGCGCGCTGGTCATCTGGTTTGTCCGCAACTACATCGCCAAGGGCTTTGCCCTGGGGAGGGTGTGA
- a CDS encoding ABC transporter substrate-binding protein — protein sequence MRRQILTSTTALVLLLGAGNAYAGMDEAKAFLDKEIGPLSTLSRADQEKEMQWFIDAAKPFAGMDIKVVSETIATHSYESQVLAPAFSAITGIKVTHDTIQEGDVVEKIQTQMQTGQNLYDGWVNDSDLIGTHWRYQQVRNLTDWMAGDGKDVTNPNLDLKDFIGTSFTTAPDKKLYQLPDQQFANLYWFRYDWFNDEKNKADFKAKYGYDLGVPVNWSAYEDIAEFFTGREIDGKKVYGHMDYGKKDPSLGWRFTDAWLSMAGNGDKGIPNGLPVDEWGIKVDENSRPVGSCTARGGDTNGPAAVYSIQKYLDWLKAYAPAEAQGMTFSESGPVPAQGAVAQQIFWYTAFTASMVDAGAKAVMNDDGTPKWRMAPSPHGVYWKDGMKLGYQDVGSWTLMKSTPTDRAKAAWLYAQFVTSKTVDVKKSHVGLTFIRESTIHDKSFTERAPKLGGLIEFYRSPARVQWSPTGTNVPDYPKLAQLWWQAIGDASSGAKTAQEAMDSLCGEQEKVMSRIEKSGVQGDIGPKMAEEHDLAYWNADAVKKGNLAPQLKIENEKEKPITINYDELVKSWQK from the coding sequence ATGCGACGGCAAATTTTAACATCAACGACTGCCCTTGTCCTATTGCTCGGGGCTGGCAACGCCTATGCCGGTATGGACGAGGCCAAGGCCTTCCTGGACAAGGAGATCGGCCCGCTGTCGACGCTCTCGCGCGCCGACCAGGAAAAGGAGATGCAATGGTTTATCGATGCCGCGAAGCCTTTCGCCGGCATGGATATCAAGGTCGTCTCGGAAACCATCGCCACCCATTCCTATGAATCGCAGGTGCTGGCGCCGGCCTTCTCCGCCATCACCGGCATCAAGGTCACGCACGACACGATCCAGGAAGGCGACGTCGTCGAGAAGATCCAGACCCAGATGCAGACAGGCCAGAACCTTTATGACGGCTGGGTCAACGACTCCGACCTGATCGGCACGCACTGGCGCTACCAGCAGGTGCGCAACCTGACCGACTGGATGGCTGGCGACGGCAAGGATGTCACCAATCCGAACCTCGACCTGAAGGACTTCATCGGCACCTCCTTCACCACGGCGCCGGACAAGAAGCTCTACCAGCTTCCCGACCAGCAGTTCGCCAACCTCTACTGGTTCCGCTACGACTGGTTCAACGACGAGAAGAACAAGGCCGACTTCAAGGCCAAGTACGGCTACGACCTCGGCGTGCCGGTCAACTGGTCGGCCTATGAGGACATCGCCGAGTTCTTCACCGGCCGCGAGATCGACGGCAAGAAGGTCTACGGCCACATGGACTACGGCAAGAAGGACCCGTCGCTCGGCTGGCGGTTCACCGACGCCTGGCTGTCGATGGCCGGCAACGGCGACAAGGGCATCCCGAACGGTCTGCCGGTCGACGAGTGGGGCATCAAGGTCGACGAGAATTCGCGCCCGGTCGGCTCCTGCACCGCGCGCGGCGGCGATACCAACGGCCCGGCTGCCGTCTACTCGATCCAGAAGTATCTCGACTGGCTGAAGGCCTACGCTCCGGCCGAAGCCCAGGGCATGACCTTCTCCGAATCCGGCCCGGTGCCGGCGCAAGGTGCGGTTGCTCAGCAGATCTTCTGGTACACCGCCTTCACCGCCTCGATGGTCGACGCCGGCGCCAAGGCTGTGATGAACGACGACGGCACGCCGAAGTGGCGCATGGCGCCGTCGCCGCACGGCGTCTACTGGAAGGACGGCATGAAACTCGGCTACCAGGACGTGGGTTCCTGGACGCTGATGAAGTCGACGCCGACCGACCGCGCCAAGGCCGCCTGGCTTTACGCGCAGTTCGTCACCTCGAAGACCGTCGACGTGAAGAAGAGCCATGTCGGCCTGACCTTCATCCGCGAGAGCACGATCCACGACAAGAGCTTCACCGAGCGCGCTCCGAAGCTCGGCGGCCTGATCGAGTTCTATCGCTCGCCGGCCCGTGTCCAGTGGTCGCCGACCGGCACTAACGTGCCTGACTATCCGAAGCTGGCTCAGCTCTGGTGGCAGGCGATCGGCGATGCCTCGTCGGGTGCCAAGACCGCGCAGGAAGCGATGGACTCGCTCTGCGGCGAACAGGAAAAGGTCATGAGCCGCATCGAGAAGTCGGGCGTCCAGGGCGATATCGGCCCGAAGATGGCCGAAGAGCATGACCTCGCCTACTGGAACGCCGACGCGGTCAAGAAGGGCAATCTCGCGCCTCAGCTGAAGATCGAGAACGAGAAGGAAAAGCCGATCACCATCAACTACGACGAACTGGTGAAGAGCTGGCAGAAGTAA
- a CDS encoding carbohydrate ABC transporter permease — MEKTWNNKAWFLVLPVLVLVAFSAVIPLMTVVNYSVQDTFGNNVFFWAGTEWFEELLHSDRFWEAMVRNLIFSFIILIIEVPLGIFIALNMPKKGWGVPVCLVLMALPLLIPWNVVGTIWQVFGRNDIGLLGYYVNALGIDYNYVQDPIDAWVTVIIMDVWHWTSLVVLLCYAGLVSIPDAFYQAAKIDGASRWAVFRYIQLPKMQRVLLIAVLLRFMDSFMIYTEPFVVTGGGPGNSTTFLSIDLVKTALGQFDLGPAAAMSLVYFLIILLLSWVFYTVMTNYDAER, encoded by the coding sequence ATGGAAAAGACCTGGAACAACAAGGCCTGGTTCCTTGTGCTGCCGGTGCTGGTGCTGGTGGCGTTCTCGGCCGTCATCCCGCTGATGACGGTCGTCAACTATTCGGTGCAGGACACGTTCGGCAACAACGTCTTCTTCTGGGCCGGAACCGAGTGGTTCGAGGAGCTGCTGCATTCCGACCGCTTCTGGGAAGCGATGGTCCGCAACCTGATCTTCTCGTTCATCATCCTCATCATCGAAGTGCCGCTCGGCATCTTCATCGCGCTCAACATGCCGAAGAAGGGCTGGGGCGTACCAGTCTGCCTTGTGCTGATGGCGCTGCCGCTGCTGATCCCGTGGAACGTTGTCGGAACAATCTGGCAAGTCTTCGGCCGCAACGACATCGGCCTGCTCGGCTACTACGTCAACGCACTCGGCATCGACTACAACTATGTCCAGGATCCGATCGATGCCTGGGTCACCGTCATCATCATGGATGTCTGGCACTGGACCAGCCTTGTCGTGCTGCTCTGCTATGCCGGCCTGGTCTCGATCCCGGATGCCTTCTACCAGGCGGCCAAGATCGACGGCGCCTCGCGCTGGGCGGTGTTCCGCTACATCCAGCTGCCGAAGATGCAGCGCGTGCTTCTGATCGCCGTGCTGCTGCGCTTCATGGATAGCTTCATGATCTACACCGAGCCTTTCGTCGTCACCGGCGGCGGCCCCGGCAATTCGACGACCTTCCTGTCGATCGACCTCGTCAAGACGGCGCTCGGCCAGTTCGACCTCGGTCCGGCGGCGGCCATGTCGCTGGTCTACTTCCTGATCATCCTTTTGTTATCATGGGTCTTCTACACCGTGATGACCAACTACGACGCGGAGCGCTGA
- a CDS encoding DeoR/GlpR family DNA-binding transcription regulator, which yields MFLSPRHAEIIQMAKDHGRVLVDDLATQFNVTPQTIRKDLNDLCDQRLLTRIHGGALFPSGIENMEYEARRKIAAEEKEAIGRAAARLIPDNASLFINIGTTTESVSKALLDHNGLMVITNNINVANRMRVYPSIEVVIAGGVVRGSDGGVVGEAAVDFIRQFKVDYAVIGASAIDHDGALLDFDFREVKVAQAIIANARHVILVSDRTKFERTAPVRIGHLSQVNTFITDRCDIPSVRKICEEAEVQLIETSLG from the coding sequence ATGTTTCTGTCGCCGCGTCATGCCGAGATCATCCAGATGGCCAAGGATCATGGCCGCGTGCTGGTCGACGATCTGGCAACGCAGTTCAACGTGACGCCGCAAACCATCCGCAAGGACCTCAACGACCTCTGCGACCAGCGGTTGCTCACCCGCATCCACGGCGGGGCGCTGTTCCCGTCCGGCATCGAGAACATGGAATATGAGGCGCGTCGCAAGATCGCCGCCGAGGAGAAGGAGGCGATCGGCCGCGCCGCCGCCAGGCTGATCCCCGACAACGCCTCTCTGTTCATCAACATCGGCACCACGACGGAGTCCGTCAGCAAGGCTTTGCTGGATCACAACGGCCTCATGGTCATCACCAATAACATCAATGTTGCCAATAGGATGCGTGTCTATCCTTCGATCGAGGTGGTGATCGCCGGCGGGGTCGTGCGTGGCTCCGACGGCGGGGTCGTCGGCGAGGCCGCCGTCGATTTCATCCGGCAGTTCAAGGTCGACTACGCGGTCATCGGCGCCTCGGCCATCGACCATGACGGCGCGCTGCTCGACTTCGACTTTCGCGAGGTGAAGGTGGCGCAAGCCATCATCGCCAATGCCAGGCATGTCATCCTCGTCTCCGACCGGACCAAGTTCGAACGCACCGCGCCGGTCCGCATCGGCCATCTGTCGCAGGTCAACACCTTCATCACCGACCGTTGCGACATCCCCTCGGTGCGCAAGATCTGCGAGGAGGCGGAGGTGCAATTGATCGAAACGTCGCTCGGCTAG
- a CDS encoding ABC transporter ATP-binding protein, with amino-acid sequence MLELRNVSKTVGAVEHIRDVSLTLQHGSLNVLLGPTLSGKTSLMRLMAGLDAPTSGSVWFDGKDVTALPVQKRNVAMVYQQFINYPAMTVYENIASPLRVAGTDQAKIDKEVRNAAALLKLTPYLDRTPLSLSGGQQQRTALARAIVKNASLVLLDEPLANLDYKLREELRAELPKIFAAAGTIFVYATTEPHEALLLGGNTATLAEGRVTQFGPTIEVFRKPVDLVTARTFADPPLNTIVLAKKGPDFLLEGGVTLPVPAELVGIPDASYTIGFQPHHLSLERPNAAAVPVRAKVTITEITGSESFIHLDFADARWVMLTHGIRDFEPDAVVEVFIDPRHIMVFDGSGRAVAATKLAA; translated from the coding sequence ATGCTGGAACTGAGAAACGTGTCGAAGACGGTCGGCGCCGTGGAGCATATCCGCGACGTGTCGCTGACGCTCCAGCACGGCTCGCTGAACGTGCTGCTCGGACCGACGCTGTCCGGCAAGACCAGCCTGATGCGGCTGATGGCCGGCCTCGACGCGCCGACCTCCGGCTCGGTCTGGTTCGACGGCAAGGACGTCACGGCACTGCCGGTGCAGAAGCGCAACGTCGCCATGGTCTACCAGCAGTTCATCAACTACCCGGCAATGACCGTCTACGAGAACATCGCCTCGCCGCTGCGCGTTGCCGGCACTGACCAGGCGAAGATCGACAAGGAAGTGCGCAATGCTGCAGCACTCTTGAAGCTCACGCCCTATCTCGACCGCACGCCGCTCAGCCTGTCCGGAGGGCAGCAGCAGCGCACCGCGCTCGCCCGCGCCATCGTCAAGAACGCCAGCCTCGTGCTGCTCGACGAGCCGCTCGCCAATCTCGACTACAAGCTGCGCGAGGAGTTGCGCGCCGAGTTGCCAAAAATCTTCGCCGCCGCCGGCACCATCTTCGTCTATGCCACCACCGAGCCGCATGAAGCGCTGCTGCTCGGCGGCAACACGGCGACGCTCGCAGAAGGCCGCGTCACCCAGTTCGGGCCGACCATCGAGGTGTTCCGCAAGCCGGTCGACCTGGTGACGGCAAGGACCTTCGCCGACCCGCCCCTCAACACCATCGTGCTCGCCAAGAAGGGGCCTGATTTCCTGCTGGAAGGCGGCGTAACGCTGCCGGTGCCGGCGGAACTCGTCGGCATTCCCGATGCCAGCTATACGATCGGTTTTCAGCCCCACCATCTGTCGCTGGAACGGCCCAACGCGGCCGCGGTGCCGGTGCGGGCCAAGGTCACCATCACCGAGATCACCGGGTCGGAGAGCTTCATCCATCTCGATTTCGCCGACGCCCGCTGGGTGATGCTGACCCACGGCATCCGCGACTTCGAGCCCGACGCCGTGGTCGAGGTGTTCATCGATCCGCGCCACATCATGGTCTTCGACGGAAGCGGCCGCGCCGTGGCCGCGACGAAGCTGGCGGCTTGA